A genome region from Babesia bigemina genome assembly Bbig001, chromosome : I includes the following:
- a CDS encoding membrane protein, putative, translating to MRSRCLFVINLVFLLPVAIASKINTTFRPISRHASLNEISLLEEDIKQGNNVEDQKKKTDSEVKPAEPLNLIFSPTAQQVSDENNQLLESMESGLHSLRTVVNKLTRLVHLLPENEKQSTFTVGNQNYTVAEMLDGINSLIVDGEKQQRVLVEGTAEILHKLAAPIAASQTTQAS from the exons ATGAGGAGCCGATGTTTGTTTGTAATAAACTTGGTGTTCCTACTGCCAGTGGCAATTGCTAGCAAAATCAATACAACATTTAGACCAATCAGTAGACACGCAAGTCTTAACGAAATATCCCTGCTGGAAGAAGATATCAAGCAAGGCAACAATGTAGAAGATCAAAAAAAGAAAACAGATTCTGAAGTCAAGCCTGCAGAACCTTTGAACCTTATATTCAGTCCAACTGCCCAGCAGGTGTCGGACGAAAACAATCAACTACTCGAATCGATG GAATCCGGGTTACACAGTTTAAGGACTGTTGTCAACAAGTTGACCCGACTCGTTCACCTATTACCGGAAAATGAAAAACAATCTACATTCACAGTGGGCAATCAAAACTACACTGTTGCGGAAATGCTTGACGGTATCAACAGCTTAATTGTGGATGGAGAGAAACAGCAAAGAGTTCTCGTAGAGGGAACAGCAGAAATATTACACAAATTAGCAGCACCAATTGCAGCATCGCAAACTACCCAGGCATCATAA
- a CDS encoding tubulin, putative yields the protein MKEVLSINLGQCGIQVASCFWEMLANAVRTCSDKPTLDVEQVSSYFSDTNDNLTSDKMSAANREDYMSTLKARCILVDTDLGTISEILQRQHLHHIDSGNIVCGTEATGNNWSTAYCNYGPQYHEAMEELLSTNLEICDESFQYFNLIFGLAGGTGAGLGSYVLDLLSDEYGKVPRVCNVITEGTMAAVSPYNTVFCLKHLNDLSSITNLFSNEALSQQKIESSEQELLNTLKSKPSKEIGFNHENGLISSHLKEFGLATVSKNYPGFNMRSILNTLIPLPGLNLTCPSMAPKNIINEGATTETLINELVRPSNRISPIPQKIKSAPIAMAIHGRFNNDSFKYIKRLKLKHNMVGWNRDAVKISLPGVNYTEDASTKYGGMYGITNDSSISPFLQTSLSNFDRLYSKRAFWHHYSDVFGEDDFSTAREHIERLRADYETTSNFMMPPPHLLNETSLASLGVKVNNLSDKACTDVWNETPGIIESNKQYWWSLNGSPLW from the coding sequence ATGAAAGAAGTCTTGAGCATAAATTTAGGACAGTGTGGTATACAAGTTGCAAGTTGCTTTTGGGAAATGCTTGCGAATGCGGTGAGGACGTGTTCTGACAAACCAACTCTGGACGTGGAGCAAGTATCGAGTTACTTTTCGGATACAAATGACAACTTAACTTCAGATAAAATGTCTGCTGCCAATCGTGAAGATTACATGAGCACATTAAAAGCTAGATGTATTCTGGTGGATACAGATCTAGGTACAATATCGGAAATATTACAAAGGCAACACCTACACCACATAGATAGTGGCAACATTGTGTGTGGTACAGAAGCTACGGGGAACAATTGGAGTACCGCATATTGCAATTATGGTCCACAATACCATGAAGCCATGGAAGAGTTGCTTTCAACAAATCTTGAAATTTGTGACGAGTCGTTCCAATATTTCAATCTCATCTTTGGGCTTGCCGGCGGTACAGGAGCAGGACTGGGCAGCTATGTGCTGGATTTGTTGAGTGACGAGTATGGCAAGGTTCCTCGTGTTTGCAACGTCATAACCGAGGGTACAATGGCTGCAGTGTCCCCATACAACACCGTGTTCTGCCTTAAGCATCTCAACGATTTGAGCAGCATCACTAACTTATTCTCAAACGAAGCATTATCACAACAGAAAATAGAGTCCTCTGAACAAGAGTTGTTGAATACACTGAAATCGAAGCCCAGCAAGGAAATCGGATTTAATCATGAGAACGGACTAATCAGCTCTCACTTGAAAGAATTCGGTCTTGCAACTGTCAGTAAAAATTATCCTGGGTTTAATATGAGATCTATATTGAACACATTAATACCACTGCCTGGGCTCAACCTCACGTGCCCGTCCATGGCGCCGAAGAATATTATCAATGAAGGCGCCACCACGGAAACCTTGATCAACGAATTGGTACGACCGTCAAATAGGATTTCACCAATTCCACAAAAGATTAAAAGTGCTCCGATTGCAATGGCCATACACGGACGATTCAACAACGATTCTTTCAAATACATAAAAAGACTTAAACTGAAACACAACATGGTCGGGTGGAATAGAGATGCTGTGAAAATCTCGTTACCAGGAGTAAATTATACGGAAGATGCATCCACCAAATATGGTGGGATGTACGGTATTACCAACGACAGTTCTATTTCGCCGTTCTTGCAAACCTCACTATCAAACTTTGATCGTCTATATTCTAAAAGGGCGTTCTGGCACCATTATAGCGACGTGTTTGGTGAAGATGATTTTTCTACGGCGAGGGAACACATAGAAAGGCTACGTGCAGATTATGAAACCACAAGCAACTTCATGATGCCTCCTCCTCATTTGCTAAACGAAACCTCATTGGCATCGCTAGGTGTGAAGGTTAACAACTTAAGTGATAAAGCTTGCACAGATGTTTGGAATGAGACACCCGGCATCATAGAGAGCAACAAACAGTATTGGTGGAGTCTTAATGGCTCACCATTATGGTGA
- a CDS encoding chromo-helicase DNA-binding protein, putative, producing the protein MENTQKTLAADGQAQAHEPVVKTEIKQESATGFKPPDVGQSQQQPFQVADPKQAYYQQQMMYSRMMGQMHQQNMISQQMTPGGPQHVVQQQQQPQMQQGQVPQGHGVAYPGMMRPQTGMQQQHTQQGAGWFYPMAMYNQQMMSGGQVVHPQMMMNNQAAVMSKFMPQYNAYMNRVQQSAEIKTERPAVPTEVKKEESVEKVQNSVSENAAQSIKTEDTNGEKPKYHAEQAQAAGANYTARYGMQPQYGYGMNMPVNPMMYYQQQNRLVVGNAIEGIPALRMANSRFQNVTQMLDALAQQPKKKQQRKSQPRYGSEDTDFKSVVNDYFTTDGRNDNSDDEFLVGRSVKDVDTTAIRRSGRARTKNSLYAEYTESDADTWEEPSVRHTQVVPKMPRKRRETGMQSRRTQQRSTANPYSKNNYVTYDDTDEESEEYANVGAADSGPLALRHRKRRVNYAEMEHEQWSGEDGEDAEDEEDAEERERRQNTQQELQGGIDRVIDHRVNEEGVTEYLIKWQGYAHIHNTWDVYEALKDYGGIKRLDNYIKKLKQRESRSLYMTPDEIEHENIDMELQRRIDEDALKAERIVTHYVDKENSVTYYMVKWRSCTYDQCTYEEEQVMIDHEFNHLIQEYKEREDRISGESAKKMPWNTHSLSLTKFEPYQETPTFLANYETRKLRDYQLIGVNWIVNRMKRGLSVLLADEMGLGKTVQTITLIGHFLYREGLIGPYLVIVPQSTIDNWMREFETWLPKANVVCYYGNAKAREIIRTYELAKVHVPGKGERYRCDVCVTTPSIINAPLDLEFLRRISWQLMVVDEAHQLKNRNSKRFVELRQFMADYKLLLSGTPLHNNLEELWTLLHFINPQIYPYYEEFRRRYADVENAAAIGENKQKQLLALQQELHEVVLRRVKKDVEKSLPNKVERILRVELSPLQVEWYRNILTRNYDQLAKNSGGSRSSLQNICMELKKVCNHPFLCYEPEDRQTWSQGLVYGSGKICLLEKLLMRLKERGHRVLIFSQMVRMLNIISEYLTLRGFKHQRLDGTMGREVRKKAMDHFNDPNSDDFCFLLSTKAGGLGINLTTADTVIIYDSDWNPQNDLQAEARAHRIGQTKTVQIYRLVTKDSIEQTILERAKTKMVLDALVVQGLNKKSNAVVLEEGGSKCGFSREELAKILKFGASKLWSKDKNNTLENASGEENLEIDLDKVLEEAEVTNDNDGLASDLLSTYTNITEFRYEPPEEQSEISSENNKEFWDATIPLEERVKLKKKKEEELMVLGPRRTRNKDLGGMDNDDFSDDEADVDFQPKRDSKMNWDNTDSQGEKGVAKRRGPKRSRKVVLTIKDKVKIYRSLSKFGVPEMRLKDIHEDTKLTKVDPRVILNECQNLIDMCKTKISEMGNDDAMELSATSSAAMKRASKAVKAFELGDAKISPLEFIKKLKLLECLEDWGRQQAGPGWATSDQPLELPTEVLEQFADVKEPWAMEDCVNLLKLIHIHGYGYWTLYCNDKNLCVGALSGMKHDKAKFKAQKLLKALYEHRSHLVKSKLPDVPMNTGLPPVPYRKNSKLEELVVDDDAVVGKDDGKENAVELMLTTGKPLMREHFAAAVKWSLRDGRDRLKRLKFLKDQNAQGEEFLKEVEEALPELKSLIESAVGQCKDPTTGQKLKAACLRFVSKFTLLPIEELEKEVQ; encoded by the coding sequence ATGGAAAACACGCAGAAGACGCTTGCAGCCGATGGTCAGGCGCAGGCACACGAACCCGTGGTGAAAACCGAAATAAAGCAAGAATCTGCAACAGGATTCAAACCACCAGATGTCGGTCAAAGTCAACAACAGCCCTTTCAGGTAGCGGACCCCAAGCAGGCTTACTATCAGCAGCAAATGATGTACTCTCGTATGATGGGACAAATGCATCAACAGAACATGATTTCGCAGCAGATGACGCCGGGAGGACCGCAGCacgtcgtccagcagcaacaaCAACCTCAGATGCAACAAGGACAGGTGCCACAAGGACACGGAGTCGCCTACCCTGGTATGATGCGCCCCCAGACAGggatgcagcagcagcacacGCAGCAGGGCGCAGGATGGTTCTACCCGATGGCCATGTATAACCAACAAATGATGTCTGGTGGACAAGTTGTGCATCCTCAAATGATGATGAATAACCAGGCAGCCGTGATGTCCAAGTTCATGCCGCAATACAATGCCTACATGAATAGAGTGCAGCAAAGCGCCGAGATAAAAACAGAGAGGCCTGCTGTACCGACGGAGGTTAAGAAGGAAGAAAGTGTAGAGAAAGTTCAAAACAGTGTCTCGGAGAATGCTGCGCAATCTATCAAAACAGAAGATACCAACGGAGAGAAGCCAAAGTATCATGCTGAGCAGGCTCAGGCTGCGGGTGCCAATTACACCGCTAGATATGGTATGCAGCCCCAGTATGGCTATGGCATGAATATGCCTGTAAATCCAATGATGTACTACCAGCAGCAAAATAGACTCGTAGTCGGAAATGCCATAGAGGGAATACCGGCTCTTAGGATGGCAAACAGTCGCTTCCAAAACGTCACTCAAATGTTGGACGCTCTTGCACAACAGCCCAAGAAGAAGCAGCAACGCAAGTCACAGCCCAGATACGGTTCGGAGGACACTGATTTCAAAAGTGTGGTGAACGATTATTTCACTACCGATGGCAGAAACGACAATAGTGATGACGAGTTCCTCGTTGGTAGATCTGTGAAGGACGTCGACACTACAGCGATCAGGCGTAGTGGGCGAGCCCGGACTAAAAACTCCCTTTACGCAGAATATACGGAAAGCGATGCCGACACTTGGGAGGAACCATCAGTCAGACACACCCAAGTGGTCCCTAAAATGCCGAGGAAAAGGCGGGAGACTGGTATGCAATCCAGGAGAACACAGCAAAGGTCAACTGCCAACCCGTATTCCAAAAACAACTACGTGACGTACGATGACACTGATGAAGAGTCGGAAGAGTACGCAAATGTTGGCGCTGCGGATTCAGGTCCTCTCGCGTTAAGACATCGAAAGAGGCGCGTGAATTATGCAGAAATGGAACACGAACAATGGAGCGGGGAAGACGGAGAGGAtgctgaagatgaagaAGATGCCGAGGAAAGGGAGCGACGACAAAATACACAGCAGGAACTTCAAGGAGGCATTGACCGGGTAATCGACCACCGTGTGAACGAGGAGGGCGTCACCGAGTATCTCATAAAGTGGCAAGGATACGCGCATATTCACAACACGTGGGATGTCTATGAGGCTCTAAAAGACTATGGTGGCATCAAAAGGCTTGACAATTACATCAAAAAACTCAAGCAGCGCGAAAGCAGATCGCTATACATGACCCCTGATGAAATTGAGCATGAAAATATAGATATGGAACTACAAAGGCGAATCGACGAGGACGCACTCAAGGCTGAAAGGATTGTCACGCATTATGTGGATAAGGAAAATAGCGTGACGTATTATATGGTCAAGTGGAGGAGTTGCACGTATGACCAGTGCACCTATGAAGAAGAGCAAGTCATGATAGACCATGAATTTAACCACCTAATACAGGAGTACAAAGAACGGGAGGATCGCATATCCGGTGAATCTGCAAAGAAAATGCCGTGGAATACCCACTCACTCAGTCTCACCAAATTCGAGCCCTACCAAGAAACTCCAACATTCCTTGCAAACTACGAAACTCGCAAACTTAGAGACTATCAACTCATCGGTGTAAATTGGATAGTGAACAGGATGAAACGTGGTCTCAGTGTGCTTCTGGCAGATGAGATGGGTCTCGGTAAGACCGTGCAAACGATAACGCTGATCGGCCACTTTCTTTATAGGGAAGGTCTTATTGGGCCATACTTGGTGATAGTGCCTCAATCTACCATCGATAACTGGATGAGAGAATTCGAAACTTGGCTGCCTAAGGCGAACGTTGTTTGCTATTATGGTAACGCAAAAGCGCGAGAGATAATTCGCACTTATGAATTGGCAAAGGTGCACGTGCCGGGAAAGGGCGAGAGATACAGGTGCGATGTCTGTGTAACTACGCCGTCCATTATTAACGCGCCTCTGGATCTTGAGTTTTTAAGAAGGATTTCGTGGCAGCTCATGGTTGTTGATGAAGCCCATCAGCTCAAGAATAGAAATTCCAAGAGGTTTGTGGAATTGAGGCAATTCATGGCTGACTATAAGTTGCTCCTAAGTGGAACCCCGCTGCACAACAACCTGGAAGAGTTGTGGACGTTATTGCATTTCATTAACCCCCAAATCTATCCTTATTATGAGGAATTCAGGAGGAGGTACGCCGATGTAGAAAATGCGGCAGCCATAGGAGAAAACAAACAAAAGCAGTTGCTTGCCCTACAACAAGAACTTCACGAAGTGGTCCTGAGGAGGGTCAAGAAGGATGTTGAAAAATCGTTACCAAACAAGGTGGAGCGCATTCTGAGGGTGGAACTATCGCCATTGCAAGTCGAGTGGTACAGGAACATACTAACGCGCAATTATGATCAGTTGGCCAAAAACAGTGGAGGATCTAGGTCGTCGTTGCAGAACATATGCATGGAACTCAAAAAGGTCTGCAACCACCCGTTCCTGTGTTATGAGCCCGAAGATCGGCaaacatggtcacaaggcCTTGTATACGGTAGTGGGAAGATATGTCTGCTTGAAAAACTTCTAATGCGCCTTAAGGAACGTGGGCACAGGGTGCTCATTTTCTCGCAGATGGTGCGTATGTTAAACATCATATCCGAATATCTTACCCTAAGAGGTTTCAAACACCAACGTCTCGACGGTACTATGGGTAGAGAAGTAAGGAAAAAGGCAATGGACCACTTCAATGATCCAAACAGCGATGATTTCTGTTTCCTGTTGTCCACCAAAGCAGGTGGTCTCGGTATAAACCTGACTACCGCTGATACCGTCATTATTTACGACAGTGACTGGAATCCGCAAAATGATTTACAGGCGGAGGCTAGGGCACACCGTATAGGTCAAACAAAAACCGTTCAAATATATAGACTGGTAACTAAGGACTCGATCGAGCAGACCATTCTGGAGCGCGCCAAGACGAAGATGGTGTTAGATGCGCTTGTTGTACAGGGGCTCAACAAGAAGAGCAACGCTGTCGTACTAGAAGAAGGTGGGTCAAAGTGTGGTTTCTCCCGTGAAgagcttgccaagattcTCAAATTTGGCGCCTCGAAGTTGTGGAGCAAGGACAAGAATAATACCCTTGAAAATGCGTCGGGGGAGGAAAATCTCGAAATAGATCTCGACAAGGTGCTTGAGGAAGCGGAAGTGACTAACGATAACGATGGATTGGCTTCCGATCTGCTGAGCACTTATACTAATATCACTGAGTTTAGGTATGAACCGCCTGAAGAGCAATCTGAGATTAGCTCTGAAAATAACAAGGAGTTCTGGGACGCTACAATACCACTAGAGGAAAGAGTTAAACTGAAGAAGAAAAAGGAAGAAGAACTGATGGTTTTGGGCCCGCGAAGGACGAGGAACAAAGACTTAGGTGGAATGGATAACGATGACTTTTCGGATGATGAAGCTGACGTAGACTTCCAACCTAAACGCGATTCGAAAATGAATTGGGACAACACAGATTCTCAAGGCGAAAAAGGTGTGGCCAAAAGACGAGGTCCCAAACGGTCACGCAAGGTGGTATTGACCATCAAGGACAAAGTTAAAATCTACCGGTCGCTGAGCAAGTTCGGCGTCCCAGAAATGAGACTAAAGGATATTCATGAAGACACTAAACTGACCAAGGTTGACCCTCGCGTTATTCTTAATGAGTGCCAGAACCTAATTGACATGTGCAAAACCAAGATTAGTGAGATGGGCAATGATGATGCAATGGagttatctgcaacctctTCCGCTGCCATGAAGCGCGCGTCAAAGGCTGTGAAAGCTTTCGAGCTAGGTGACGCTAAAATATCTCCTTTGGAATTCATTAAGAAGCTGAAGCTGCTAGAATGCCTCGAAGATTGGGGTAGACAACAGGCTGGGCCTGGGTGGGCTACGTCAGACCAACCCCTGGAATTGCCCACTGAGGTGTTGGAGCAATTTGCTGATGTCAAGGAGCCTTGGGCCATGGAGGACTGCGTGAATCTTCTCAAACTGATCCACATTCACGGATATGGATATTGGACCTTGTACTGCAACGACAAGAACCTGTGCGTAGGTGCCCTGAGTGGTATGAAACACGACAAAGCCAAGTTTAAGGCGCAAAAGTTGTTAAAGGCATTGTATGAACACAGAAGTCACCTAGTCAAATCCAAATTGCCGGATGTTCCCATGAATACGGGTCTTCCTCCCGTGCCGTATCGTAAGAATAGCAAACTGGAAGAACTTGTCGTTGACGATGATGCCGTCGTCGGTAAAGATGATGGTAAAGAGAACGCTGTCGAGCTTATGTTAACTACAGGCAAACCCTTGATGCGCGAGCACTTCGCTGCAGCTGTTAAATGGTCTCTAAGGGATGGGAGGGACCGCCTGAAGCGCCTTAAGTTTCTGAAGGATCAGAATGCCCAAGGGGAAGAATTCTTGAAGGAAGTGGAAGAAGCCCTGCCTGAACTCAAATCGCTGATTGAATCCGCCGTGGGACAATGCAAAGATCCGACCACCGGTCAAAAACTCAAGGCAGCCTGTTTAAGATTTGTCTCCAAATTCACCTTGTTACCGATTGAGGAACTGGAAAAGGAAGTGCAGTAA
- a CDS encoding protein disulfide isomerase related protein, putative, translated as MWFGSLCTLALSCCIMTVRCALYGPSSPVKLLDASSFDDVLRTDGVSLVQFYSEPCAACTSFAKDFEAAATATKDVVGVYAVSDASLSRRYNVRSFPTLKVFLGKGSAEQPIAEDYTGALNVADVVTFTMKHLNKHVKAKVPAPARSKLRPAVKTPSGRVVSLNESEFNSKVLNDNYNQWLIMFFAPWCGHCKALEPEWRRMATIADRVTVGSVDATVNTALAQRYGVKGYPTIVLLPQGPKGPSKAIPYNGARKAEDILAFAKRHYRNMGPPVHVNSFDDLKQRCSGPLCLLFFLPEEGLQGNIDIISKVMENNSTLPFQFCYTLAGSHPVWERALGVSSFPSLLGLNLSKNVFSTMRKEKLTFENVNTYVSEILSGRVIAERLAQSLDSEDVVRTEL; from the exons ATGTGGTTTGGCAGTCTCTGCACGTTAGCACTTTCGTGCTGTATTATGACCGTGCGCTGTGCCCTTTATGGCCCGTCCAGCCCCGTTAAACTCTTGGATGCTTCGTCTTTTGACGATGTGTTGCGTACCGACGGTGTTTCTCTGGTCCAGTTTTACAGCGAACC TTGCGCCGCTTGCACTAGCTTCGCCAAGGACTTCGAGGCTGCCGCTACTGCAACTAAGGACGTTGTTGGAGTCTATGCAGTGAGCGATGCGTCGCTATCTCGGCGCTACAATGTGCGATCGTTTCCCACCCTCAAGGTCTTCTTAGGAAAAG GTTCTGCTGAGCAGCCGATAGCCGAGGACTATACCGGAGCATTGAACGTCGCTGATGTTGTGACCTTCACCATGAAGCATCTAAACAAGCATGTGAAGGCGAAAGTACCGGCCCCAGCGCGTAGTAAGCTGAGACCTGCG GTCAAAACACCATCGGGCCGCGTAGTGTCCTTGAACGAGAGCGAATTCAACAGCAAGGTGTTAAATGACAACTATAATCAATG GCTGATAATGTTCTTCGCCCCTTGGTGTGGCCACTGCAAGGCACTGGAGCCGGAATGGCGTCGCATGGCTACTATCGCAGATCGAGTGACCGTCGGTTCCGTGGACGCCACTGTAAACACGGCGTTGGCGCAGCGCTACGGCGTCAAGGGTTACCCTACAATCGTGCTTCTTCCGCAGGGTCCTAAGGGCCCCTCCAAGGCGATCCCTTACAACGGCGCGCGCAAAGCTGAGGACATCCTTGCTTTCGCCAAGCGTCACTACCGTAACATGGGCCCCCCTGTGCATGTGAACAGCTTCGATGATCTGAAACAGCGTTGCAGCGggccactttgcctgctttTCTTCCTTCCCGAAGAGGGTCTGCAGGGTAACATTGATATCATTTCAAAGGTGATGGAAAATAACTCCACGCTGCCTTTCCAATTCTGCTACACTTTGG CGGGCAGTCATCCAGTGTGGGAGCGTGCGTTGGGCGTGTCGTCTTTCCCGTCCTTGCTGGGTCTAAACTTGAGCAAGAACGTGTTCTCCACGATGCGTAAGGAGAAGTTGACCTTC GAAAACGTGAACACTTACGTATCCGAGATCCTGTCTGGACGGGTTATCGCTGAACGCCTTGCCCAATCACTGGATAGCGAGGATGTCGTACGAACGGAGTTGTGA
- a CDS encoding GMP synthase, putative — MELQKDFIFIFDLGCHQSGSMVRFLRGLGITCELFPIEKAIETLSARLPGGVILSGGSESVSDPESLKVDAQIIELCVAKKVPVIALAHAMYAMCVALGGNVRHLGPQETEYKREKVTVDASVDSILAGSNGFVAHGCHLDEIEAVPSGFSVSMKDGEGQIAGLFNPATGVRGFCFHPQDVEGNEASHIMEKFCYDVCRCAKTWDMERYHEQTKKDVIKQCGGDKFVVAGLSGGVDSTVCAAIVHEAIRERFHGIMINTGLMRYQETQKCYDRLKAEIPGIQLTIRDSSSVFFRELKGVVDPEQKRKVIGRVYIEEFERAMNELGFNHNNCLLLQGTIYPDILESELNRRSKLPVKSHHNVGGLPENLKFELIEPVRLLFKQEVRDLGKLLGLSEATFKRHPFPGPGLGARVLGELVPEHVEIARQADRYMFEELEARGLVDKVSQCACVLLPNTRCTGLRNSARVYGMVVVVRIIMTVDFVTAQFARHIDMECLAAISRRITDNIPQVSRVCYDITDKPPATIEWE, encoded by the coding sequence ATGGAACTTCAAAAGGATTTCATTTTCATATTCGACCTGGGATGCCACCAGTCTGGTTCCATGGTCCGCTTCCTCCGCGGGCTGGGAATCACCTGCGAGCTCTTCCCCATTGAAAAGGCCATAGAAACCCTTTCCGCACGCTTGCCTGGAGGTGTCATACTCAGCGGAGGCTCAGAAAGTGTCAGCGACCCCGAATCCTTGAAGGTCGATGCCCAAATTATTGAGCTGTGTGTTGCCAAAAAGGTCCCCGTCATCGCCCTGGCGCATGCCATGTACGCGATGTGCGTTGCCCTCGGAGGTAACGTACGCCATCTGGGACCCCAGGAGACTGAGTACAAGCGGGAGAAGGTCACTGTAGACGCCAGTGTAGACAGCATCCTGGCGGGCAGCAACGGCTTCGTAGCGCACGGCTGCCACCTTGACGAAATCGAGGCTGTTCCATCTGGTTTCAGCGTCTCGATGAAGGACGGAGAGGGACAGATCGCTGGTCTGTTCAACCCCGCCACCGGTGTCAGGGGTTTCTGCTTCCACCCTCAGGACGTTGAGGGCAACGAAGCCAGCCACATCATGGAGAAGTTCTGCTacgatgtctgcaggtgcgCTAAGACCTGGGACATGGAGCGCTATCACGAGCAAACTAAGAAGGATGTTATCAAACAGTGCGGTGGTGACAAGTTCGTTGTTGCTGGACTCTCCGGTGGTGTTGACAGCACTGTGTGCGCAGCCATTGTCCACGAGGCCATCCGCGAGAGGTTCCACGGTATCATGATCAACACCGGTTTGATGAGGTACCAGGAGACTCAAAAGTGCTACGACAGGCTGAAGGCTGAGATCCCTGGCATCCAGCTCACCATCCGTGACTCGTCGTCCGTGTTCTTCAGGGAGCTCAAGGGCGTAGTTGACCCCGAGCAGAAACGTAAGGTTATTGGCAGAGTGTACATCGAGGAGTTCGAGAGGGCCATGAACGAactcggcttcaaccacAACAACTGCCTCCTGCTGCAGGGAACCATCTACCCCGATATCCTTGAATCCGAACTTAACAGGAGGAGCAAGTTGCCCGTTAAATCACACCACAACGTTGGCGGTCTTCCCGAAAACCTGAAATTCGAACTCATCGAGCCCGTGCGTTTGCTCTTTAAGCAAGAAGTCAGGGATCTCGGTAAGCTCCTCGGCCTCTCAGAGGCTACCTTCAAGAGGCACCCCTTCCCTGGACCAGGTCTTGGTGCACGTGTTCTCGGCGAATTGGTCCCGGAGCACGTCGAGATTGCCAGGCAAGCCGACAGGTACATGTTTGAGGAACTTGAGGCCAGGGGACTCGTCGACAAGGTGTCGCAGTGCGCATGTGTCCTTCTCCCCAACACCCGTTGCACTGGTCTGAGGAACTCTGCCAGGGTCTACGGAATGGTCGTTGTTGTCCGCATCATCATGACTGTCGACTTCGTCACTGCGCAGTTCGCCAGGCACATCGACATGGAATGCCTCGCTGCCATCTCACGCAGAATCACTGACAACATCCCGCAAGTCAGCAGGGTGTGCTACGACATTACCGACAAGCCCCCAGCCACGATTGAGTGGGAGTAA
- a CDS encoding peptidyl-tRNA hydrolase 2, mitochondrial precursor, putative, protein MDTQREATGAVLLCIIAWIIGVLSAPIVTDASEVWRRVIRRAIIDVKNALKRRRADKKEAQSEEDEDEDTEVKLVLCVRTDLDMGKGKIAAQCGHASLGAYLESIEQNNPYLDQWLANGQKKVVLKLQSSEEMMTLRRSAKAADVNYHITCDAGRTQIPSGSYTVIAIGPAPEGVVNKITGHLKLL, encoded by the exons ATGGACACGCAAAGGGAGGCTACCGGCGCCGTGCTCCTGTGCATAATCGCCTGGATAATAGGCGTGCTTTCAGCGCCTATCGTCACAGACGCATCAGAAGTATGGAGACGCGTCATCCGTCGTGCGATAATCGATGTCAAAAACGCCTTAAAAAGACGACGTGCGGACAAGAAAGAAGCCCAAAGCGAGGAGGACGAGGATGAGGACACAGAAGTGAAACTAGTGCTCTGCGTTAGAACGG ACCTCGACATGGGAAAGGGCAAAATAGCTGCCCAGTGCGGACACGCATCCTTGGGCGCCTACCTGGAATCCATAGAGCAGAACAACCCATACCTTGACCAATGGCTGGCAAATGGCCAAAAGAAGGTCGTTCTCAAGCTCCAG AGCAGCGAAGAAATGATGACGCTGAGGCGCAGCGCCAAAGCCGCCGACGTCAACTATCACATCACATGTGACGCG GGGAGGACGCAGATACCGTCGGGATCGTACACCGTCATTGCCATCGGACCAG CGCCCGAAGGCGTAGTGAACAAGATTACGGGACACCTTAAACTGCTCTAA